The Candidatus Stygibacter australis genome window below encodes:
- a CDS encoding penicillin-binding protein activator LpoB encodes MKKILFLSILTIAIILLSSCASQNTQVTRLSDDEIPDLSGRWNATDSRDVSQQMIMSMLSSGWLPNFRSEEERAPRIILGKIANLSDEHIETDIFMKDIERELTNSGKVKFVSAKNERKEIREERHDQQSYASDETVKALANEAAADFMLMGSIKSLRDIKDNQQVITYQVDLELVNIETNEKVWLETLPKNKLIYHKKVKF; translated from the coding sequence ATGAAAAAGATTCTATTCCTGTCAATTCTTACAATAGCAATAATCTTACTCAGCAGTTGTGCCAGCCAGAATACACAAGTAACACGTTTGAGTGATGATGAAATCCCTGATCTTTCTGGAAGGTGGAATGCTACTGACAGCAGGGACGTATCTCAGCAGATGATCATGAGCATGCTTTCATCAGGCTGGCTGCCAAATTTCAGAAGTGAAGAAGAGAGAGCACCACGGATCATTTTAGGTAAAATTGCTAATCTATCTGATGAACATATTGAAACAGATATCTTTATGAAAGATATTGAACGCGAATTAACCAATAGCGGAAAGGTGAAATTTGTGTCAGCAAAGAATGAGCGCAAGGAAATAAGGGAAGAAAGGCATGATCAACAAAGTTATGCATCTGATGAGACTGTGAAAGCCCTGGCAAATGAGGCTGCAGCAGACTTTATGCTGATGGGAAGCATTAAATCATTACGTGACATCAAAGATAACCAGCAGGTTATCACTTATCAGGTTGATCTGGAATTGGTGAATATTGAAACTAATGAAAAGGTCTGGCTGGAGACATTACCTAAAAATAAGCTGATCTATCATAAAAAAGTAAAATTCTAA
- a CDS encoding LPP20 family lipoprotein, whose product MKKYIIAVIVLFILISCASNNAVKRAPRPGWLDDPESKYPNTQYITSIGSGFSRSDAEKDAAAKLSRIFRTEVSASETMEKRYEELTKNNITTTEDFARNTKNVTLTSNEALINMQFGESYTDDKAKVHTIAYLNRFETAGIYEEMISSNSDQIIYYQNKTRKLDDPLDIYAFYGAAWMITQKNEDLLRQYRIISPQMSSMFEVKYDNNSIKDNYVKAARDITFSLNIEVDEEGRINSILKRIITGAGFQIVESDGFITVKGSINMSPTDLQRDDNIVFYRWDISLNLTQLDGNIILSLNPSGRAGSISLEEARARVYIDIEKKLDKTLIRDLNSWFDNIVIKAK is encoded by the coding sequence ATGAAAAAATATATAATAGCAGTCATTGTACTTTTTATCCTCATATCCTGTGCCAGCAATAATGCAGTAAAACGTGCTCCTCGCCCTGGCTGGCTTGATGATCCTGAAAGCAAATATCCTAATACTCAATATATCACCTCCATAGGATCAGGATTTTCACGTTCTGATGCAGAAAAAGATGCAGCAGCAAAGCTTTCTCGCATATTTCGCACAGAAGTTTCTGCCAGTGAGACTATGGAAAAAAGATACGAAGAGCTTACTAAAAATAATATTACTACTACAGAAGATTTTGCCAGAAATACAAAAAATGTAACCCTTACTTCTAATGAAGCTCTTATCAACATGCAGTTTGGGGAATCATATACTGATGATAAAGCAAAAGTGCACACGATTGCCTATCTTAACCGTTTTGAGACTGCCGGTATTTATGAGGAAATGATCTCTTCCAACAGCGATCAGATAATTTATTATCAGAATAAAACCCGTAAACTTGATGATCCCTTGGATATCTATGCTTTTTATGGTGCTGCCTGGATGATTACCCAGAAAAATGAAGACCTGCTACGCCAGTACAGGATTATCTCTCCTCAGATGAGTTCCATGTTTGAGGTTAAATATGATAATAATTCTATAAAAGATAATTACGTTAAGGCGGCCAGAGATATCACCTTTTCGCTGAATATTGAGGTAGATGAAGAGGGTAGAATTAATAGTATCCTGAAAAGAATTATTACTGGTGCTGGTTTTCAGATAGTTGAAAGTGATGGATTCATAACTGTAAAAGGTTCCATAAATATGTCACCCACTGATCTTCAGAGAGATGATAATATAGTATTTTATCGCTGGGATATATCTTTGAACCTTACTCAGCTTGATGGAAATATAATTCTCAGTTTGAATCCCTCGGGTAGAGCCGGCTCAATATCTTTGGAAGAAGCCCGGGCTCGGGTATATATTGATATAGAAAAGAAACTTGATAAAACTCTTATCCGTGATCTGAATTCCTGGTTTGATAATATTGTGATCAAGGCAAAGTAA
- a CDS encoding peptidylprolyl isomerase yields MVAIVNGFRITKEQLRKEKDFVSLKNGDLDQEGIFKQALKNLIDAAIILQQSEKEDVKVMECEIDEALVDFLSYFNSEENYKTKLKEIKLTEDELRDRLELHVRVGKFLAGKFECKDNACEERLYRFFETNRELFTTDVKIRLSHILIKGDCEEAKECAEGIREKLHTPEDFNRLAATVSKCPSSSQYGDLGYLLPGELIPELDEIAFKMKPDEISDVIKTSFGFHILMLTELIPSRKLEFDEVREFLSDYHQDVLMEMNVEKYLNELRKKADIKIL; encoded by the coding sequence TTGGTAGCGATTGTAAATGGATTCAGGATCACAAAAGAACAATTAAGAAAGGAAAAAGACTTTGTCAGCCTTAAGAATGGAGATCTTGATCAGGAAGGTATATTCAAGCAGGCATTAAAGAATCTAATTGATGCTGCTATCATTTTACAACAATCTGAAAAGGAAGATGTTAAGGTAATGGAATGCGAGATCGATGAGGCATTAGTTGACTTCCTTTCATATTTCAATAGTGAAGAAAACTATAAGACCAAATTAAAAGAGATCAAACTTACCGAAGATGAATTACGAGATCGATTGGAATTGCATGTACGGGTTGGAAAATTTCTGGCAGGCAAATTTGAATGCAAAGATAATGCCTGTGAAGAAAGATTATATCGCTTTTTTGAGACGAATCGAGAGTTATTTACAACTGATGTGAAAATCAGATTGAGTCATATACTTATCAAGGGAGACTGTGAAGAAGCAAAGGAATGTGCGGAAGGTATCCGGGAGAAGCTGCATACACCGGAAGATTTTAACAGATTAGCAGCAACGGTTTCTAAATGTCCCAGCAGTAGTCAGTATGGTGATCTGGGCTATCTTCTTCCAGGAGAATTGATCCCTGAGCTTGATGAAATCGCTTTTAAAATGAAACCAGATGAGATCAGTGACGTGATCAAGACTTCTTTTGGATTTCATATCTTAATGCTTACTGAGCTTATACCCTCAAGAAAACTGGAGTTTGACGAAGTTAGGGAATTTTTAAGCGATTATCACCAGGATGTTTTGATGGAAATGAATGTTGAGAAATATTTGAATGAATTGAGAAAGAAAGCAGATATCAAGATACTATAA
- a CDS encoding 2-oxoacid:acceptor oxidoreductase family protein, producing the protein MKTEMICAGFGGQGALTIGKFLVKAGMNEGKNVSWLPSYGPEMRGGTANVSTVISDKPVGSPVVAHPDIVVALNQPSIDKFGPMIKPDGLLIFNEDMCPDGIDRTDINIISAPMTSIAKEIGNLKVMNMVAIGVVMGKTGLVQKETMLKAIAPLKAKAPELYDMNLAAIDKGFEIGKTK; encoded by the coding sequence ATGAAAACTGAGATGATATGTGCAGGATTTGGTGGACAGGGAGCCTTAACGATTGGTAAGTTCCTGGTGAAAGCAGGTATGAATGAAGGAAAGAATGTATCCTGGCTGCCTTCTTATGGACCAGAGATGCGTGGTGGAACTGCTAATGTGTCAACTGTGATCTCAGATAAGCCAGTTGGTTCTCCAGTTGTAGCTCATCCGGATATCGTTGTGGCTCTTAACCAGCCTTCAATTGATAAGTTTGGACCTATGATCAAACCTGATGGGCTTTTAATCTTTAATGAAGATATGTGCCCAGATGGAATTGACCGCACAGATATTAATATAATTTCTGCTCCCATGACCAGTATTGCGAAAGAAATTGGTAATCTTAAGGTTATGAATATGGTTGCAATTGGTGTGGTGATGGGAAAAACCGGATTAGTTCAGAAGGAAACAATGCTGAAAGCGATTGCTCCTTTGAAGGCAAAAGCTCCAGAACTTTATGATATGAACCTGGCAGCAATCGATAAAGGTTTCGAAATCGGAAAAACCAAATAA
- the miaA gene encoding tRNA (adenosine(37)-N6)-dimethylallyltransferase MiaA, translating to MLKEKIIIIQGATGIGKSHLTEILAEEFGTEIISADSRQVYRYLDIGTAKPDRSIQTKIDYHLIDIVNPDEEYNAGLFCRDAWKAFSGIISKNKIPLMTGGTGFYIVAFLKGLAIIPPVTASARDKVAEMLINMSNDEVHSYLMEMDPQAGEKIEKNDQHRIQRALEVYESSGKPLSWYWAHPIKKKDLEVLNILLMRDRAELYKRINDRIDKMLTDGLIEEIKLLLQKGYQESDPGMVSVGYREFYPWLRGEINFAEAVDLAKQHSRNYAKRQLTWYRKQDFDLTISMEDINIYSIKEEIARFLGKGD from the coding sequence ATGTTAAAAGAAAAGATAATCATTATCCAGGGTGCTACTGGTATTGGTAAAAGCCATTTGACCGAAATACTGGCAGAGGAGTTTGGGACTGAAATAATCTCAGCTGACTCACGCCAGGTGTATCGATATCTTGATATTGGAACCGCTAAACCAGATAGGAGCATTCAGACGAAGATAGATTATCATCTAATAGATATAGTAAATCCAGATGAAGAATATAATGCTGGCTTATTTTGCCGGGATGCCTGGAAAGCATTTTCCGGTATAATCAGCAAAAATAAAATTCCCTTAATGACAGGTGGAACAGGTTTTTATATAGTTGCATTCCTGAAGGGGCTGGCAATTATTCCTCCGGTAACGGCATCAGCCCGAGACAAAGTAGCTGAGATGCTGATAAACATGAGTAATGATGAGGTACATTCCTATCTGATGGAAATGGATCCGCAAGCGGGAGAAAAAATAGAGAAGAATGATCAACATAGAATTCAGAGGGCATTAGAAGTCTATGAAAGCAGTGGAAAACCACTTTCCTGGTATTGGGCTCATCCGATAAAAAAAAAAGATTTGGAAGTTCTGAATATCCTGTTAATGCGGGATCGGGCAGAACTATATAAACGTATTAATGATCGTATTGACAAAATGTTGACTGACGGTTTGATAGAAGAAATCAAGTTATTATTACAAAAGGGCTATCAGGAAAGCGATCCGGGCATGGTATCAGTTGGCTATCGGGAATTTTATCCCTGGCTCAGAGGGGAAATAAACTTTGCTGAAGCAGTTGATCTGGCTAAGCAGCATTCCAGGAATTATGCCAAAAGACAATTAACATGGTATAGAAAACAAGATTTTGATTTGACAATCTCAATGGAAGACATTAATATATATAGTATAAAAGAAGAAATAGCCAGATTTCTGGGAAAAGGAGATTAA
- a CDS encoding ferredoxin family protein — MARMTVDPKYCKGCGLCIAACPKKIIRFSEKINKKGYHYAECFDQEACIACKLCYTTCPDVAITIEK, encoded by the coding sequence ATGGCGAGAATGACAGTCGATCCTAAATATTGTAAGGGTTGTGGGTTATGCATTGCAGCATGCCCCAAGAAGATTATCCGGTTTTCTGAGAAAATTAACAAAAAGGGCTATCACTATGCTGAATGTTTTGATCAGGAAGCCTGCATAGCCTGCAAACTGTGCTACACAACCTGTCCTGACGTGGCAATAACGATAGAGAAATAA
- the vorB gene encoding 3-methyl-2-oxobutanoate dehydrogenase subunit VorB, which produces MMAEKVLMKGNEAVAEAAIRAGCRLYFAYPITPQSELIEYMARMMPKANGVFVQAESEIAAINMVYGASGCGRRAMTSSSSPGIALKQEGISYLAGANLPAVIINVQRGGPGLGDIQPAQGDYFQATRGGGNGDYYTMALAPSTVQEFADMAALAFDLADKYRNPVIILADGLLGQMMEPVEFQPAKTEAELKELDNQHLDWCCCPNEDEPNHHHHEINSLEIDPVVLEQHVIKLGEKYDKITANEQRWEDYNINKDNEILVVAFGTASRICKSAVDELNDAGHNIGLVRPITVWPYPYDAVFKAVGPKVKKVVVFELNLGQMVQDVKIAVNGKVPVDFMGKVGGILFSTDEVKAKIEESLEEAK; this is translated from the coding sequence ATGATGGCAGAGAAAGTATTAATGAAGGGCAATGAAGCAGTAGCAGAAGCAGCAATCAGAGCAGGATGCCGGTTATATTTTGCCTATCCGATAACCCCACAAAGTGAATTAATAGAATATATGGCTCGCATGATGCCGAAAGCAAATGGTGTATTCGTTCAGGCAGAAAGTGAAATAGCAGCGATAAATATGGTATATGGAGCTTCCGGTTGCGGCAGAAGAGCGATGACATCTTCATCTTCTCCTGGAATAGCACTTAAGCAGGAAGGTATTTCCTATCTTGCCGGAGCTAATCTTCCCGCAGTGATCATTAATGTTCAGCGTGGCGGACCGGGACTTGGTGATATTCAACCAGCCCAGGGAGATTATTTTCAAGCTACCCGTGGTGGTGGTAATGGTGATTATTACACCATGGCCCTGGCACCAAGCACTGTGCAGGAATTTGCTGATATGGCAGCTCTGGCATTTGATCTAGCGGATAAATACCGTAATCCGGTAATAATTCTGGCAGATGGTTTGCTGGGACAGATGATGGAACCGGTAGAATTTCAGCCAGCTAAGACTGAAGCAGAACTGAAAGAACTTGATAATCAGCATCTTGACTGGTGTTGCTGTCCGAATGAAGATGAGCCTAATCATCATCATCATGAGATCAATTCACTGGAGATAGACCCAGTGGTTCTTGAGCAGCATGTGATCAAGCTGGGCGAGAAATATGACAAGATAACTGCTAATGAGCAGCGTTGGGAAGATTATAATATCAATAAAGATAATGAGATACTGGTAGTAGCATTTGGTACTGCCTCACGAATATGTAAATCAGCAGTAGATGAACTTAATGATGCAGGTCATAATATTGGACTGGTTCGACCCATCACAGTTTGGCCTTATCCTTATGATGCTGTTTTTAAAGCAGTGGGACCCAAAGTGAAAAAGGTAGTCGTATTTGAATTGAATCTGGGCCAGATGGTTCAGGATGTGAAGATAGCAGTAAATGGAAAAGTACCAGTTGATTTCATGGGTAAGGTTGGTGGAATTTTATTCTCAACCGATGAAGTGAAAGCCAAAATAGAAGAGAGTTTAGAGGAGGCGAAATAA
- a CDS encoding secondary thiamine-phosphate synthase enzyme YjbQ, producing the protein MLINITPDVNNCLLESGIKEGLCLVNAMHITASVFINDDESGLHSDFEKWLEKLAPEKPYSQYAHNGFEDNADAHLKRTIMGREVVVAITDGKLDFGPWEQIFYGEFDGKRRKRLLVKIIGE; encoded by the coding sequence ATGCTGATCAATATAACTCCTGATGTAAATAACTGTCTTCTGGAAAGTGGTATCAAGGAAGGATTGTGTCTGGTGAATGCCATGCATATAACTGCCAGTGTGTTCATAAATGATGATGAAAGCGGTCTGCATTCTGATTTTGAGAAGTGGCTGGAAAAACTCGCCCCGGAAAAACCCTATTCCCAATATGCTCATAACGGTTTTGAAGATAATGCTGATGCTCATCTGAAACGAACTATCATGGGAAGAGAAGTGGTGGTTGCAATCACTGATGGTAAACTTGATTTCGGACCATGGGAACAAATATTTTATGGTGAATTTGATGGCAAAAGAAGGAAACGATTATTGGTGAAAATTATTGGTGAATAA
- a CDS encoding pyridoxine 5'-phosphate synthase has protein sequence MRKLCVKLDRIAGLRQLRDSLEPDPVSAAVICELNGADSVSVRIRPEQSSIQPRDIKLLRQMVQTQLNLEIPNRQDYLTMALKYKPDMLTIIPTYKDGSVMHNGIKINRNLQDTVDELRKTGMNICLLLDPDPMQIKQAIKLDIQAIEICIGNYTLLKDKAEINKELTNIWKSAELIHQAKLTCAVGHGLDYQNIKELVKINEIREFRIGYALVARAIFTGLDRAIRDLRLMID, from the coding sequence ATGAGAAAATTATGTGTTAAATTAGACAGGATAGCAGGACTCAGGCAGTTAAGAGATTCATTGGAACCCGATCCAGTATCAGCAGCAGTAATTTGTGAATTGAATGGTGCTGACAGTGTTTCAGTACGTATAAGACCAGAGCAATCATCGATACAACCCCGGGACATCAAACTATTAAGGCAGATGGTGCAAACACAATTGAATCTGGAGATACCAAACAGGCAGGATTATCTTACTATGGCATTGAAGTATAAACCTGATATGCTGACTATTATCCCAACCTACAAAGATGGAAGTGTGATGCATAACGGCATAAAGATCAATCGCAATCTGCAGGATACAGTGGATGAATTGAGAAAGACTGGTATGAATATCTGTCTACTGCTTGACCCTGATCCCATGCAGATCAAGCAGGCGATTAAGCTGGATATTCAGGCAATCGAGATATGTATTGGTAACTATACTTTATTGAAGGACAAAGCAGAAATAAATAAGGAACTGACTAATATCTGGAAGTCAGCGGAATTGATCCATCAAGCAAAACTTACTTGTGCTGTGGGACATGGGCTTGATTATCAAAATATCAAAGAACTGGTGAAGATAAATGAGATCAGGGAATTCAGAATAGGATATGCTTTAGTTGCCAGGGCAATATTTACCGGTTTGGATAGAGCAATAAGAGATTTAAGGTTGATGATAGATTAA
- a CDS encoding MFS transporter, which translates to MKNLRFFEPFLILFFLQQGISYFQIGVLYAIREILTNLLEIPSGFLADIYGRKKSMLFSFSAYIVSFIIFTFASGFGFFVIAMFWFACGEAFRSGTHKALILSHLRLTGRLNERLNYYGHTRAASQAGSALNSLLAAALVFYTGNYRFIFLAAVVPYLLDLVNLASYPSELDDHCNSKENIKPFFKDYFASFLLIFRHSQNRRVFLNSSIFTGCFKASKDYLQPVLKAWALSLPLLIAYSKEQRSAVIIGIVYFGIYLLTVTASVRAEKITNLFHSSKQAMNITFIIGALMLSISGLTLHIKLPIIAILALVILFVMQNYRRPVNVHLLSETIPENLMASGLSAETQLSTIITALFALILGYLADSFSVAAALSVSGAILGILYLLAKLKST; encoded by the coding sequence TTGAAGAATCTCAGGTTCTTTGAGCCATTTCTGATCTTATTTTTTCTGCAGCAGGGCATTTCATATTTTCAGATCGGTGTGTTATATGCCATCAGAGAGATTTTAACTAACCTGCTGGAAATACCTTCCGGTTTCCTGGCAGATATTTATGGTCGTAAGAAATCCATGCTGTTTTCTTTTTCAGCATATATCGTATCCTTCATTATATTCACCTTTGCTTCAGGGTTTGGTTTTTTCGTGATAGCCATGTTCTGGTTTGCCTGCGGTGAAGCATTTCGTTCCGGGACTCATAAAGCCCTGATCTTATCGCATTTGCGGCTTACAGGCAGGCTGAATGAAAGGCTTAATTATTATGGACATACCCGGGCAGCATCACAAGCTGGATCGGCTCTTAATTCCCTGCTGGCAGCAGCACTGGTCTTTTATACCGGGAATTATCGCTTTATATTTCTGGCAGCAGTAGTACCTTATTTGCTTGATCTGGTGAATCTTGCCAGTTACCCGTCTGAGCTTGATGATCACTGCAATTCAAAGGAAAATATAAAACCCTTTTTTAAAGATTACTTTGCTTCATTCCTTTTGATCTTCAGACATTCGCAAAATCGGAGGGTGTTTTTAAACAGCTCTATCTTTACAGGCTGTTTCAAAGCCAGCAAGGATTATTTGCAGCCAGTGTTGAAAGCCTGGGCTCTGAGCCTGCCCCTCTTGATAGCATATTCCAAAGAGCAACGCTCAGCAGTCATTATAGGCATAGTGTATTTTGGTATTTATCTACTGACTGTAACTGCTTCCGTGCGTGCAGAAAAGATCACAAACCTGTTCCATTCATCAAAACAGGCTATGAATATAACCTTCATAATTGGAGCACTAATGCTGTCAATTTCAGGACTAACGCTGCATATTAAGCTGCCGATTATCGCAATCCTGGCACTGGTTATCCTTTTTGTTATGCAGAATTATCGCAGACCGGTAAATGTACATCTGCTTTCAGAAACGATACCGGAAAATCTGATGGCTTCAGGACTTTCTGCCGAAACGCAATTATCAACCATTATTACAGCTCTATTTGCACTGATACTGGGCTATCTGGCAGATAGCTTTTCAGTGGCAGCAGCCTTGAGTGTATCAGGAGCTATTTTAGGGATATTATATTTGTTAGCAAAACTGAAAAGTACATAA
- a CDS encoding thiamine pyrophosphate-dependent enzyme, which translates to MQVIATRPNTLTDLNFTYCPGCLHGVAHRLIAESIDELGMRNQMMGVAPVGCSVFAYKFFNFDMQEAAHGRAPALATGMKRARPDMNVFTYQGDGDLAAIGTAEIVHAANRGEHFTVFFVNNAIYGMTGGQMAPTTLPDMKTTTSPYGRDVDDIGYPIRVCELLNTLQAPYFIERVSLLSPAEIMKAKKAVKKALTYNKEERGFTFIEFISTCPTNWGLDAIESRDWAREKMLPFFKIQNFRDNGKEEA; encoded by the coding sequence ATGCAAGTCATCGCAACAAGACCAAATACACTGACCGACCTTAATTTCACATACTGTCCAGGCTGTCTGCATGGTGTAGCACATAGATTGATAGCAGAATCCATTGATGAACTTGGTATGCGTAACCAGATGATGGGCGTAGCTCCTGTAGGCTGCTCAGTGTTTGCCTATAAGTTCTTTAATTTTGATATGCAGGAAGCTGCGCATGGTAGAGCTCCGGCACTGGCAACGGGAATGAAACGTGCCCGTCCTGATATGAATGTATTTACCTATCAGGGAGATGGAGATCTGGCAGCTATCGGTACTGCAGAAATTGTTCATGCAGCTAATCGTGGTGAACATTTCACCGTGTTCTTCGTGAATAATGCAATTTATGGTATGACAGGTGGTCAGATGGCACCAACTACGCTTCCTGACATGAAAACCACCACCTCTCCTTATGGCAGAGATGTGGATGATATAGGCTATCCCATCAGAGTATGTGAACTTCTGAATACATTGCAGGCACCTTACTTTATCGAAAGAGTAAGTCTCCTGTCCCCTGCTGAGATCATGAAAGCCAAAAAAGCAGTAAAGAAAGCATTGACCTATAATAAAGAAGAACGTGGTTTCACTTTCATCGAATTTATCTCTACCTGCCCCACAAACTGGGGACTTGATGCCATTGAATCCCGTGATTGGGCACGCGAAAAGATGTTACCTTTCTTTAAGATCCAGAATTTCCGTGATAATGGCAAAGAGGAGGCATAA